One Loxodonta africana isolate mLoxAfr1 chromosome 8, mLoxAfr1.hap2, whole genome shotgun sequence DNA window includes the following coding sequences:
- the LOC100667558 gene encoding taste receptor type 2 member 39-like — translation MAKTCYYQENELSQIVYIFIFTTTSIECIIGVIANGFIMAINAAEWVRNKAVNTSGRILFFLSASRIALQSCVMIGTVLNSAFPSLYNHNVLYGIFKISYMFLNYCSLWFAAWLSFFYFVKIADFSNPLFLKLKWRISRWMPWLLWLSVFISMGFSVLVVKEHTELYCSNTFSISSSNSTDKKYLTKANVVNMVLLYNLGIFLPLVMFILTATLLIASLRRHALHMESNATGSRDPSMQAHMGAIKAISYFLVLYIFNAVALFLYMSNIFDTNSPWNILCTVILTAYPAGHSVLLIFDNPGLRRAWKKLQHRVHLYLKEQTQ, via the coding sequence ATGGCCAAGACCTGCTACTATCAGGAAAACGAACTGTCACAAATTGTCTACATCTTTATTTTCACCACCACAAGCATCGAATGCATCATTGGAGTCATTGCAAATGGGTTCATCATGGCTATAAACGCGGCTGAGTGGGTTCGGAATAAGGCAGTTAACACGAGTGGGAGAATCTTGTTTTTCCTGAGTGCATCCAGAATAGCTCTTCAGAGTTGTGTGATGATAGGAACTGTTCTCAATTCAGCCTTCCCAAGTTTGTATAACCACAATGTTTtatatggtatattcaaaatcaGCTACATGTTCTTAAATTATTGCAGCCTTTGGTTTGCTGCCTGGCTCAGTTTCTTCTACTTTGTGAAGATTGCAGACTTCTCCAACCCTCTTTTCCTCAAGCTGAAGTGGAGAATTTCCAGATGGATGCCCTGGCTTCTGTGGCTATCCGTGTTCATTTCCATGGGGTTCAGTGTGCTCGTTGTCAAGGAGCACACTGAATTATATTGTAGCAACACTTTTTCTATCTCCTCCTCCAACTCCACGGATAAGAAGTACCTCACTAAGGCCAATGTGGTCAACATGGTCCTTCTCTATAATCTGGGAATCTTCCTTCCTCTCGTCATGTTCATCCTGACAGCCACGCTGCTGATTGCCTCCCTCAGGAGGCATGCCCTGCACATGGAAAGCAATGCCACTGGCTCCAGGGACCCCAGCATGCAGGCCCACATGGGGGCCATCAAAGCCATCAGCTACTTTCTCGTTCTCTACATCTTCAATGCAGTTGCTCTATTTCTCTATATGTCCAATATCTTTGATACCAACAGTCCCTGGAACATTTTGTGCACAGTCATCTTAACAGCCTACCCTGCTGGACACTCAGTTCTGCTGATCTTCGACAACCCTGGGCTGAGAAGAGCCTGGAAGAAGCTGCAGCACCGAGTTCATCTCTACCTAAAAGAGCAGACTCAGTGA